The sequence CCGGCGAGCCAGACGGTGCTTCGGCGGCGCTCATCGGGCCTCGGCCTGCTGGTGGCTCACGCCTTGTACTCGCCGAGCCGGCCCCGCGCCGCGTCCGAGAACTGGGTCGTCGCCCACTGGTCGAACGGCACGTACTTCTCGACGGCCTCGAACTCGGCCAGCGTCCTGGCGGTGAACTCGCCGCCGGCCTCGTTCTTCCAGCGCGCGGCGTTCGGATCCCAGATGTTCATCTCCTTGAGGATATCGTACGACTGCGAGAGCGTCGCCTCGTCGATCTTCCCCTCGAAGAACTTCTTGCCGTTGGTCATGTACTTGGTCTTGTCCTGGGCGTTGCGGTGCTCCTGCATCAGCGACTCCGCGAACGCCTGGATGACCGTCGGATGCTCCTGGATCATCTTGTTGGTGACCCAGTAGGCGCTGAAGAGGAGATTTGGGAAGTCCTTGCCGATCTCCGCAAACCGCTTGAACTTCGGATCCTTGATCAGCTCCAGCGCCGCGCCGACGGTCACCTGGCTGACGTCGATCTTGCCGGCCTTCATGGCGTCCACGCGGGCCGGGACGCCGCGCACCGTGACCCACTCGATGCTGTTCGGGTCCACGCCGTTCTTCCGGAGCTGCAGCAGCGTGGTGTAGTACGACGAGTCGCTGGTGGCCGTGATGCCGATGCGCTTGCCGGCCAACTGCTTCCAGTCGGTGATGTCGTTGGTGACGACCATCGTGAAGTACGGCGCGTGCGCGGCTGGCACCGCTGCCTTGATCGCCTGGCTCTGACCGACCGCCAGGATGCCCGAGGCCAGCGTCGAGAGGGCGAACTCGGCCTGCCCGGCGATCAGCGCCTTGATCGAGGCGTCCGCGCCGGTGATCTCCTGCACGTCGCACTCGACGCCGAACTCGTCCTTCATGCGCTGGTACGCACTCAGGTCCGGCACGAACGTCGGATCCTGCGGCACGTTGAACAGCACGCGGACCTTCGACATCGTCGGCTTGACGGCCGGAGCCTGGGGCTTCGCCTCGGCAGCCGGCTTCGGGGCCGGCGAGCCAGACGTGGCCGGCGAGGCGGCTGCCGCCGGCGAGCCAGACGGGGCCGGCGAGGCTCCAGCGGCCGGCGATGCCGCGGCGGCAGGCGACGCGGCCGCGGGCGGCGCGGCCGGGGCAGGAGTCGGCTTGGGAGCCTCGGCAGGCTTCGTGGCGGCCGGCGCCGGCGCCGACGATCCACACGCCGTCAGGAGTACCATGGCCGAGGATCCCACCGCGAGCGAGAGAAAACGTCGTCGCGGCAGGCGGCGAGTCGGGGACGTGAATACGTCCGACGAGGTGGCGTCGTACACTGAGTCCTCCGGCGAATCGAAACCGCCGCGAAGTATACTGCATGCAATGTTCAATGCAGCCCCGACACGGACGGGCTAGACGATCTCACCTGGAGTGGGGGTGACGGTGCAGGACGATCAGGACGTACAGATCGGGTCTCTGGCGGGCGCGTCGGCGGTACGGGAGCGCCGCACAACGCAGGAACTGGTCTTCGAGTTTCTGCGAGACGCCATCCTGACTGGACGGCTGACTGGCGGGGCCCGGCTGGTTCAGGACAAGATCGCCGCCGAGCTGAAGGTCAGCCGCGTGCCCGTGCGCGAGGCCTTGCTCCAGTTGGAAGCCGAGGGGTTCGTCCGGATGGAGGCCCACCGGGGCGCGTCCGTCGTCTGGCTCTCGCCGGAGGAGGTCGCGGAGATCTTTGACATCCGTGTCATCCTGGTCTCGGCAGCCGTCAAGCGCTCGGTGCCCCGCCTGACCGACGAGGACATCGCACGGCTCGAACAGATCGCCCATCTTCAGGGCGCGGCGACCGATATGTCCATGCGTGTCCGCCTGAATCATGACTTCTACGCCGTGCTGTTCAGCGGCCTCGACCGCCCCCGCTGGAAATCGATGATGGACAAGCTCGAGCGCGAGGTCGAGCGGTTCATGCAGCCCATCGACCGCCCGCATCTCGGGCACTTCAAGCTGGTCGAGGCCTGCCGCGCCCGCGACGCCGACCTGGCCGCGCAGTTGGTCGGCGACCATCTCGCGCACGTCGGACAGCGGGCCGTCGAGACGCTGGCGCAGGCCATCGAGCGTGGCGACCTCGTCCGCCCCGATGACGACGGCGCAGGCCCGCGCACGACGGACACGCCGCTGGCCCGGGCGTCCGGTTAGACCTCCGCCACGCTCCAGACGGTGGACTCTCTGTCATCCCACCCCCGCAAGGCACGAGCACTCCCCCGCCATCCCGAGCGGAGTGAGCGTGCGAACGAAGTCGAGGGATCTTCCTCTACGCCACAGACGGGGCAGATCCCTCCGCTTCGCTCGTTCCTCGCCGCGGTCGGGATGACGGTGGGGGCAGGTTCCTCGCCGCGGTCGGGATGACGAAGCCAGGCTGCTGGCCCCTCACACCCGTGCGCGAGAGCCGTCAGGCGGGCGGGTCGCGCCGCATGCCGTAGACGGCGATGCCCGTCAGCGGATCGTGCGCCTCGGCCGCCAGCCGGAAGCCGTGACGCTCGTAGTAGGCGACATTCTCGGTGCGGCCGGTGTCCAGGTAGGCCGGCAGGCCGGCCATGTCGAGCCTTGCCAGCATCGACGCCAGCAGCGCGCTGCCCAGGCCGGTCCGCTGCCGCTCGGGCCGCACGCCCAGGATGTTCAGGTACCAGTGCGCCTCGGAGATCGCCTGCGCGTGGACGTCTCCGACCATCCAGCCGATCTCCAGCGACTGCTCCCACACGTCGATGCCGAGCACGGCCGGCCCCTCGTCAAAGCCCACGTAGGATGCCCGCGCGGCGCTCGGCATGACGAATGGCGGCGCCCACCAGATCGCCACCGCGTCCAGGCTGTCCACGGCCCAGACCTCCCCGAACGCCAGCCCATACCGCGCGATGGCTGAGAAGTACCAGCGTGCCTTCGACGCCCGCTTCGACGGGTCCGGCGACAGCAAGCCCGTGAGTGGGTCGTCCGCGAACGCCTCGGCCAGCATCGCGGCGGCGGCCGGGATCTCGCCGTCGAGCAGCGGCCGAATCTCGGGCTGGATCACGGGACGCGGTCCGTCACGTCCGTTCGAGCCAGTGGCGGACCGTCTGCGCGAAGACCTCATACGAGATCGGCTTTGCCATGTAGTCGTCCATGCCGGCGTCCAGGCAGCGCTGCCGGTCCGCTGGGAAGGCGTTCGCCGTCAGGGCGACAATCGGCGTCTTTGCTCCGGGAACGGCGAGCTGGCGAATGCGCCGCGTGGCTTCGAAGCCGTCCAGCTCTGGCATGTGGCAGTCCATCAGGATCAAGTCGTAGGGCGAGCGTGTGGAGACGGCGTCGATGGCCGCCAGCCCGTTGTCCACGATGTCCAGCCCGTAGCCCAGCCGTTCGAGCATCATCGTCACCACGCGCTGGTTCATGAAGTTGTCCTCGACCAGCAGCACGCGCCCGCGCAGCAGCCCATCCGTCGATGTGTCGGGGGGGCCGCTGCTTCCCGCGACGGCGCCGGCCGGCGCCGTCGCGGGAAGCAGCGAATCTGGTACAGCCGACGGCAGCGCGAGGCGGACCGTAAAACGGAAGGTGCTGCCCTCGCCCGGCGCGCTGGTGACGCTGATCTCGCCGCCCATCAGCTCCACCAGCCGCTTCGAGATCGCGAGGCCAAGTCCGGTGCCGCCGAACCGTCGCGTCGTCGAGCTGTCAGCCTGCACGAACGCCTGAAAGAGCGACCTCTGGATCTCCGGTGAGATGCCGATGCCCGTGTCCGAGACGCTGACCGACAGCACTACGGCAGCGGGGCCATCCGCCTGCGCTCCCACCTGGACCCGCACCTCGCCCGTCTCTGTGAACTTCACGGCGTTGTTCACGAGGTTGCCAAGCACCTGGCTCAGCCGGCCAGCGTCGCCCACGACCAGCGGTGGCAGCGTCGGGGCCAGCGCCGTCACCAGCGTGAGCTGCCGGGCCTGCGCGGCAGCCCGATTCAGCTCGACAACCGTCTGGATCGTCTCGCCGAGGGCGAACGGCAGCGACTCGAAGTCCATGCGCCCAGACTCGATCTTGCCGAAGTCGAGCACGTCGTTCACGATGGCCAACAGCAGCTCGCCGCTGGTGATGATCGTCTGCACCAGATCATGCTGATCGGGGGCGATCTGATCGGTCGCGAGCAGCTCCGCGCTGCCGAGGATGCCGTTCAGCGGCGTCCGAATCTCGTGGCTCATCATCGCCAGAAACTCAGATTTCGCCCGGTCAGCGGCACGCGCCGCCCTGGAGGCCGCCGCCTCGGCCTCGAAGAGACGGGCGTTGCGGATGGCGGCGGCGGCCTGCGCGACCAGCCCATCCAGCAGACTGTAGTCGTAGGGGCTGAACCGGAACGCCTGCCGGCCGTTGAGAGAGAGGACCGCGACCACCCGGTCATCGCTCATCACGGGCGTGGTGTACGCGCTCACCAGGCCATGCTGCCGGTACCAGTCCAGCCCACCGACCCGCCCATCCACGAAGACGTTGTCAGCCTGCATCGGCTGGCGATGCTCGGCCACCCAGCCGGCGCTGCCCACGCCGTAGCGAGCCTTGCGGAACGTCTGGCCGGCCCCGACGATCTCGTTCGAGAACGCCCGCAGCTCCAGGGTACGGCTCTCCTCGTCCGTCACCCAGAACGAGGCGACGGCTGCGCCCATGAGAGTCGCCGCCGCCTGGGCAATCGCCTTGAGCACGTCGTCCATGTCCAGCGACGACGAGATCAGCCGATTGAGCGCCGTCAGCAAGCGCTGCCGACCGAGGCGCGGCTCGACTCGCTCAGGGGAGCTGGCAGGCGGATGCGGCCTCGCACGGCGGTACGCGCGGTTCAACGGCCGGCGGGCCGCCCCGACCACGACGTTGAGTCGCTTGCCCGTGGCAGGCGGCACTGGGGGCGGGGGATCGGCGCGATCTACCACAGCACGCCCTCTCGCACCTGAGGCATTCCGGCGCTGGTGCTGCTCCGCAGCAACGCAGCCGCGCCCACCAACGGGCCGTCCGACCCGAGCGACGAGAGCACCACCCGATCCTCACTTCCCACCATGAAGCTGATCCGCGTCTCGGTGGCCAGCGTGCGTCGCAGCGGCCCCAGGAACAGCTCGCCGGCCCCGAGCGCCACGCTTCCACCGATCGCGACACGGTCCAGATCGAGCAGCACAGCGGCCGCGGCGATCCCACGCCCAACCGCGATGCCCGCCTCTTCCACCAGCCGGCTGGCTGTCGGCTCGCCGGCCCGTGCAGCCGCGACCACGTCGGCCCCGGTCGGCTCGGGCGGCAAGCCTGGCAGCAGGCCCTCACGCCGGGCAGCCCTGGCCCGTTTCGCCAGCCCCGTCCCTGACGCCACCGCTTCCACACACCCGAGCGCGCCGCACTCGCAGGGCGGGCCGTCGCGGAAGGCGATGACGTGCCCGATGTGACCGGCGTTGCCGCTCGCGCCGTGTAGCAGCCGTCCGTCCACGACGATACCGCCGCCGACGCCCGTCGAGACGGTCATCCCCATCAGGCAGCGCGCCTCCTGGCCCGCCCCGATCCAGGCCTCGGCCAGCACCAGCGCCTTGGCGTCGTTGTCCACGACCACCCGGCAACTGAAGTGATCCGCGAGCCGCTCGCGAAGCGGGAAGTCGCGCCAGGCCGGGATGTTGAGCGTCGAGACGCGGCCTTCCGGGTAGCGCATCGGGCCGCCGCATCCGACGCCGATACCGTCGAGGTCGGCGGCCCGGACCCGCCCTGCCGCCAGCACCCGCTCGGCCAGATCGACCACGTCGGCGAACAGCGCATCGGCCGGGCCGCGCGCCTGCGAGGGCCGTCGGTCGGCGCACAGCACCACGCCGGACGGGCTCACCAGCCCGGCCGCGATCTTCGTCCCGCCGATATCGAGCGCCAGCATCATCGCGCGCAGACCCATCGTCAGCGGAGCTTCAACTGCCCCGCGCCCTCTCACGCCGCCGGTATACTACACCCTCACCATGCGTCGGTTGACCGCGCGATTCCTGCTGGTGCTGATCGGATTGGTGCTCGGCGCGGTTTGCGTCGAGACCGCGTTCCGAGTCGCCGGACCAAACGTCCCGCTCGACCTGACGATGGCCCGGTTTCAGGCGTACCACCCGGTATACGGCTTCTTCCACACTCCCGGAGTGAGTGGCTGGGTCCGCACCGAAGAGTTCACGAGCTTCGTGAAGTTCAACACCCAGGGCCTGCGCGGACCCGAGGTGAGCGTGCCGAAGCCGCCCAACACCTTCCGGGCGCTGATCCTCGGTGATTCGGTGGTGGAGGGGGCGCAGGTCGCCGAGGACCGGACGATGGCGGCGCGGCTCCGCGACGAGTTGACATCCGTGGCCGGGGGGCGGCGCGTCGAGACGGTCAACGCCGGTGTGGCCGGCTTCGGGACCGGCCAGCAATTGCTGTTCCTCCAGCGGGCGGGGCTGGCCTACCAGCCAGATGCCATCGTCCTGGTGGTCACTATCGCCAACGACGCCGCCGACAACAGCATCGACGTGGCGAAGCGTTGGAAGCGCTCCACGGATCGCCGGCCGTTCTTCGTGCTCCGCAATGGACAGCTGGAACAGCTCCCGTTCCAGGCGCCGCCCGAGGAGGCGTGGTCTGGGCCGCGGACGTTCCTGCGGAACACCTCCGTTGTGTTCACGGCGCTGGAGCTGTGGTGGATCGGCAAGGATGTGGCACGCGCACAGGGCGCCGTGGTCCCCACGCTGGACGCCGAGCGCGAGGTCTACCTCAACGAGACCGGCGAGGACTGGACGCGCGCCTGGGAGATCACCGAGGCGTTGCTGGCGAAGGTCCAGGAGACGGCTGACACGGCCGGCGTGCCGCTGCTGGTGGTGCTCTCACCGTCCGAGTGGCAGACCTACGACGACCTCTGGCCGAAGCTTGTCGGGACCGGCGATCAGGCCCGGCGGCGGTTCAGCCCGGACGCGCCCAACCAACGCCTCGCCGAGATCGCAGCACGCCACCAGATCCAGATGCTCGACCTGCGCCCGGTCTTCCGCGCCGAGGTCGAGCGGGGCGCGCCGCCGGTGATCTTCCGCAAGGACGGGCACTGGACCGAGCACGGCCACGAGGTCGCGGCGCAGGCCGTCGTGCAATCGATCCAGGCACACGGGCGGACCGACGCATCCGCCGGCGGCCGCTAGACACCCATCCTGCGCTGCCGGTCAGGACCGTCGTCGCAGGCCCCGGCCCTCGGACCGCTACGCCGCCGTCACGATTGCGCTGCGCCGACTGCCAGGGCCCGTTGGAACGCCGAAGATGGCCACCAGCGACTCGCACACCGCACACTGAACGCGGCATTCTTCTCTTGACGCCGCTTCACACGACGGGGAGTCTCCAAACACCAGTATGGACACAGCGTTCGCGATCTTACTCGCGGTGATCGTTCTCGCGCTGGCATTCGACTACGTCAACGGGTTTCACGATACCGCCAATGCCATCGCAACAGTAGTCGCAACTCGCGTGCTCTCGCCGGTGCAGGCGATCCTGATGGCTGCAACCCTCAACTTCGTCGGGGCGCTCTCGGGCACAGCGGTCGCCACGACGGTCGGCAAGGGCATCATCGAGCCGGGCGCGGTCACGCAGCAGCTGGTGATCTCGGCGCTGCTCTCGGCCATCGTCTGGGATCTGGTGACCTGGTACTACGGCATCCCCTCCAGCTCGAGCCATGCGCTGGTGTTCAGCATCGTCGGGGCCGGCATCGCCTCCGGCGGGATGGGCGTCCTGGGCTGGGTCGGCATCGAGAAAGTCCTGGCCGGCCTGATCACCTCGCCGATGCTCGGCCTGGCCTCGGGCTTCCTGTTCATGGTGCTGCTGTTCCAGATCTTCGCGCGGATGCACCCGAGCTTCGTCAGCCGCTTTTTCGGCCGGGCCCAGCTGCTGTCGTCGCTCTACATGGCGTTCAGCCACGGCAGCAACGACGCGCAGAAGACGATGGGCGTCATCACGATGTCGCTGGCGGCCTACTACGGCTGGACCGGCGACAACTGGGAAGTCCCCCTCTGGGTCATCGTCGCGGCGGCGACGGCGATGGGCCTGGGCACAGCCTCCGGCGGCTGGCGGATCATCAAGACGATGGGCCACAAGATCGTCGAGCTGAAACCGATTCACGGCTTCGCCGCCGAGACGACGGCCGCGACGATCATCGAGCTGGCGACGCGCCTCGGCATCCCGATCTCCACCACCCACGTCATCAGCAGCACCATCATGGGCGTCGGCGCGACGGGCAACCGCCGGGCCGTCCGCTGGGGCGTGGCCGGCAACATCGTGACGGCGTGGATCGTGACGATCCCGGCCTGCGTGGCGATGGGCTGGCTGTTCAGCTGGGTGCTGCACTTCGTACTGCCGTAGCCCTTCCCGCGACGCCCCACTCCGGGCAGTCGTTGTGACGCGCGGACGATGGTCTGCCCGAAACGCCGTGATGCGGTCGTTACGTCGAGCCTGGGCCGAACGTATGATCGTCTCCCCGCCACCGGCTGGTGGTCGGAGTCCGCCCCAGGGATCGGCGGCGATCGTGCCACGGCAACCCACGCGCCCACCTCGCTCCGCGCTGCACCCGCTTGACGGCTCCGCGCTGGATGGGCTGCCGCACACGCAGCTCTGGACCGACGGCCAGGACGCCACCGCACCGCTGACGTTCTCGGTGGTTGACCTGGAGACGACCGGCGCGAGCGCCATCTACGACCGCATCCTTGAGGTCGCCGTCGTCAAGGTCGTTGGCGCGGAGATCGTGGATCGGTACACGCAGCTGGTCGATCCGCGCGCCCCGATCTCGGCGTTCATCACCCGGCTGACGGGCATCGACGCGCGGATGGTGCGCGGCAAGCCGACGTTCCCGGAGATCGCGGCGGATGTCCAGGCAGCGCTCGGCGAGGGGCCGCTGGTCGCCCACAACGCCAGCTTCGACGAGGCGTTCCTGCGCCACGCCTACACCCGCCTGGGCCAGAAGCTGACCCTCCCGAAGCTCTGCACCCTGCGGCTGGCCCGCCGGCTGCTGCCGCGCCTGCCGAGCTACCGGCTGGACGCCCTGACGTCCTACTTCGGCATCAAGATCAGCAACCGCCACCGCGCGCTCGGGGATGCCGAGGCGACGGCGCTGGTGCTCCTGCGCCTCCTGGACCTTGCGGCCGAGCGTGGCGTCGAACGCCTGGACGATCTACTGGCGCTCCAGGGCAGCCCCGTCGGGAAGCGCCCGCGCGGCGTGGACGAGAGCGTCATCCAGGCGTTGCCGTCTGGGAACGGCGTCTACATCCTCAAGGATGCTGACGGGCATGTCGTCTACATCGGCAAGTCCGTCCACGTCCGCCAGCGGGTCCGCGAGCATCTGCGCGGTGGCAGCCCCGATCAGCCGCGCCTGCGCCGCCACCTCTCGCGGATCGTGGACGTGGAGGGCATCCCGACCGGCTCCGAGCTTGAAGCGTTGTTCCTCGAATCGCGTCTCATCAAGCGCTACCTCCCCGAGGGCAACCAGCAGCAGCGCAACGACCGTGACTACCCGTTCATCCAGGTGAACACGGCTGACCCGCACCCGCGCCTGGAGTACACCCGCGAGTCGCCATCCGACCAGGGCATCCTGCTCGGGCCGTTCCGCCGGCGTGGGGCTGTGGCCAGCGCTGTCGATCTCCTGACCGAGCAGCTTGGCCTGCGCCAGTGCAGCGAGCCGCTCAAGGAGGGGATGTCGGCGTGCGCGCTGCTGGACCTGGGCAAGTGTCTGGGGCCATGCGTCGGGGCGGTGGACGGCGTCGCCTACCGCGCGGCCGTTGAACGGGCCCTCGGCGCGCTCCAGGGCGCCGACGAGACGGTCCTGGCCGAGCTGGTGGCACGGCGCGACGCCCTCGCCGAAGACCTTCGCTTTGAGGACGCAGCCCGCCTGCGGGACCAGATCCGCGCATTCGAGCACGTCGTCAACGTCCAGCGGCGGCTGCAGAGTGTGGCGGCTCGCAACCTCGCCATCGTCGCGCCGTCCGTCGAGAGCGCGGCCCGCGAGGTGTTCTGGATTCGGCGCGGCCAACTGGCGGGGCAGGCTCGCGTCACCCGCCAGACGCGCCAGGTGACCGTCGAGCGGGCGCTCGGCATGATCTACGGCGACAGTGCGGCCAGCGCACAGCTCCCGATCCCCCGGGAGAAGGTGGACGAGATGCACCTGCTCGACACCTGGCTTCAGCGCAACGACGAGCGCCTGACGGTGATCCAGGTAGACGCCGCCGATCCGGCCAGCGCCGCCCCCGCGATCCTGGCGGCCGTCCGACAGGCGACGACGTCGGCATCAGGCACAGCCCGGCGGGCGCGAGCCTCGTAGACGCTCGGGGCCATCGCACCCCGATCCTGCTACACTGTGCGCGCCATGCGGACGTTGAGCGTTGTCGGGCCGCGCACCCTGCGTAGCGAGCTGGAAGCGAAGGTCCGGCGGCATCCCAACCGGACCTGGATCATCTTTGAGGCCGCCGATGGCTCGGTGGTGCAGGTCACCTTCGGCGACTTCGAGCGGCGCGCCCGTCAGGCCGCCCACGTCCTGACCGATCTCGGCGTGCGGCCCGGCGACAAGGTCACGTTGCACCTGACCAACAGCCTGGAATTCCTAGAGCTGTGGTTCGGTGCGGCCATGTGCGGCGCGGTGATCGTGCCGGTCAACACGCTGTCCTCGCTCGACGAGCTGGAGTACCTCGTCAACCACTCCGAGAGCGTGGCATTTGTTACGGAGGGCACCGAGCCGCCGCTGCTGGAGGTGGCTGAGCAGCTGCTGCCGCGCTGCCCGAATGTCCGCAACCTGCTGGTCTGCCGGACCATGACCGATCTCGGGCGGGCGCGCAGCTACAACCGGCTGCGCGAGGCCGCCCCGGACCAGCCAGTCCCACACCAGCCGCGCCCCGAGGACGAGGTCGCGATCCTGTACACGTCAGGCACGACCAGCAAGCCGAAGGGCTGCCTGATCACCAACGCCAACTATATCCACGTCGGCGAGTGCGTCGCGCGGGAGCTGCGGGCCGCCCCAGACGATCGTTGGCTGACCGTCTTGCCCTTCTTCCACGGCAACAGCCAGTACTATTGCACCATGCCAGCCCTGCTGGTGGGCGGCAGCATCGCGATCGTGGAGCGCTTCAGCGCCAGCCGCTACTTCATGCAGGCCACGCGCTACGACTGCACGCTCGGCAGCCTGTTCGCCGCGCCGATGCGGATGCTGCTCGGGCAGCCGCACTCGCCGACGCACCGACAGCATCGGCTGCGGCTCGTGATCTTCGCGCAGAACGTCACCGAGGCCCAGCTCGCCGAGTGGGATCAGCGCTTCGGCGCGCCGCTGCTCCAGATCTACGGCATGACGGAGCAACTAGGCCACCCGCTGGCGAACCCGCTCGACTACCCGCGCGACAACATGTCGGTTGGCCTCCCGGGCCTGGGCTGGCAGGTGCGGCTGGTGGACGAGCACGGCCACGACGTGCCGGACGGCGAGGTCGGGCAGATCCTGGTGCGGGGCGAGCCGGGCGTCTCGTTGATGAAGGGGTACTTCAAGAACCCCGAGGCCACTGCCGAGGCGATCCGCGATGGCTGGCTCTGGACCGGCGACAACGCCCGCGTGGGCGAGAACGGCTACGTCTACTTCGTGGACCGGGCCAAGGACATGATCAAGCGCTCGGGCGAGAATGTCGCGGCGAGCGAGGTCGAGGCGGTGCTGAAGGCGCATCCCGCCGTATTCGACGCGGCGGTGGTCGGCGTGCCCGACCCGATCCGCGACGAGGCGATCAAGGCCTTTGTCATCCCGCGGCCCGGCCTTGCCATCACCGAGGAGCACCTGATCGGCTGGTGCGCCGAGCGGCTCGCGAAGTTCCGCGTGCCGCAGTTCGTCGAGTTCCGCACGGAGTTCCCGCGCACCTCGGTCGGAAAGATCCAGAAGCATCTGCTGCGCGCCGAAGCGCAGGCCAGCCCGCCGGACGCCGCCACGTCAGCACGGTAGCCCGTGCCCGCCATACGAGGGCTGCTCTGGCCGGGCATCCTGCTGGCAGGGGCCGTCGCGGTGGCGGCGGTGCTCGGGCAGTGGCTCGCGGGAGACGGCTTCACTGGCGGATTCGGTCGATTGGAGCCGCCGACCGATCTCGCCTACGAGGCCGTTGACGGACGGACCATTGCGACGCAGGTGACGGCCACCGTGCAGACGCTGGCAACGTCCTCCGCGCTGGGCGCACCCGGCGCGAGTCAGGCGGCCCCCAGGCGTCCCCGCTTCGCCGTGTGCGTCCAGGATGCCAGCGGGCGGCGACCCAATCCCGAGCAGTTGACGACCCAGATGGCGCTGGCCATCAGCGAGGCGCGGCGTCGAGCGAAGCAGCCACAGGTACCGGGCACGGCCCACCTGATCGGAACACCCTGCCCGCTCGATCCACCGCTGCTGGCCCCCGACGTGACGGGCGTCGTCAGCGGGACCCTGATTGGCCGCCGGACCATGACTGAGACGCCAAACCCGAGTCCGTTTGAGGTGTTCGTCTACATCGTGGCGGACGAGGTCGTGCTGCGCTTCCTGCCCTCGACCGACCCGATGCTGAGGCGCTTCCCGCACGAGGGCCAGTGCCGAGGGGACGTCTGCTTCGGCTACAGCCTTGCGTACTACGTCGCGCCGAACGAGTTCCGGGACACGGCCTACCTCGCGCAGCTCATCGGCGACGGTTTCGGCTACTTCCCGGTCGTCCCCTGACCGGCGAGCAGGGCGTGGGCGCGGTCCTGAACGTGTGGGGAAAGGCCCTCAAACCTCGTCACCCCCCGGCGGCTGCTGGCGGCGCGCAATCGTACAGTTGCTCACCGACCCGGCCGACCGGGCCGTCGCCGTTCGACGGCTCCGACGCCGCCGCGCCGTAGACCGAGGGATCGACCACCGAGCAGTGCGCCTGCACCCAGGTGGTGCGCTCGTTGCCACCACCGGGGCCGCCAGGACCGCCGCCCGGGCCGCCGCGCCCGCCCAGCATCACGAAGCGC comes from Chloroflexota bacterium and encodes:
- a CDS encoding GIY-YIG nuclease family protein, translating into MPRQPTRPPRSALHPLDGSALDGLPHTQLWTDGQDATAPLTFSVVDLETTGASAIYDRILEVAVVKVVGAEIVDRYTQLVDPRAPISAFITRLTGIDARMVRGKPTFPEIAADVQAALGEGPLVAHNASFDEAFLRHAYTRLGQKLTLPKLCTLRLARRLLPRLPSYRLDALTSYFGIKISNRHRALGDAEATALVLLRLLDLAAERGVERLDDLLALQGSPVGKRPRGVDESVIQALPSGNGVYILKDADGHVVYIGKSVHVRQRVREHLRGGSPDQPRLRRHLSRIVDVEGIPTGSELEALFLESRLIKRYLPEGNQQQRNDRDYPFIQVNTADPHPRLEYTRESPSDQGILLGPFRRRGAVASAVDLLTEQLGLRQCSEPLKEGMSACALLDLGKCLGPCVGAVDGVAYRAAVERALGALQGADETVLAELVARRDALAEDLRFEDAARLRDQIRAFEHVVNVQRRLQSVAARNLAIVAPSVESAAREVFWIRRGQLAGQARVTRQTRQVTVERALGMIYGDSAASAQLPIPREKVDEMHLLDTWLQRNDERLTVIQVDAADPASAAPAILAAVRQATTSASGTARRARAS
- a CDS encoding AMP-binding protein, translating into MRTLSVVGPRTLRSELEAKVRRHPNRTWIIFEAADGSVVQVTFGDFERRARQAAHVLTDLGVRPGDKVTLHLTNSLEFLELWFGAAMCGAVIVPVNTLSSLDELEYLVNHSESVAFVTEGTEPPLLEVAEQLLPRCPNVRNLLVCRTMTDLGRARSYNRLREAAPDQPVPHQPRPEDEVAILYTSGTTSKPKGCLITNANYIHVGECVARELRAAPDDRWLTVLPFFHGNSQYYCTMPALLVGGSIAIVERFSASRYFMQATRYDCTLGSLFAAPMRMLLGQPHSPTHRQHRLRLVIFAQNVTEAQLAEWDQRFGAPLLQIYGMTEQLGHPLANPLDYPRDNMSVGLPGLGWQVRLVDEHGHDVPDGEVGQILVRGEPGVSLMKGYFKNPEATAEAIRDGWLWTGDNARVGENGYVYFVDRAKDMIKRSGENVAASEVEAVLKAHPAVFDAAVVGVPDPIRDEAIKAFVIPRPGLAITEEHLIGWCAERLAKFRVPQFVEFRTEFPRTSVGKIQKHLLRAEAQASPPDAATSAR